One genomic window of Stieleria sp. JC731 includes the following:
- a CDS encoding Gfo/Idh/MocA family protein — MNLFENTNRDRRLFLAAMATTAVSIGSNRASGQDEAAAETNPVSPNDRLSIGIMGVNGRGAAIAKGMLATGQVDISYICDVDRRAADRVAKLVGEKQSTVPKTITDFRNLLDDNSVDVLVCAAPNHWHAPATILGCKAGKHVYVEKPCSYTPAEGEMAVAAARKHDRIVQMGTQRRTWPGIVAAIEKVHSGAIGKVLYSRSWYNNRRGSIGHGKQTAVPEWLDWKLWQGPAPDRPFKDNVVHYNWHWHWHWGNGEIGNNGVHALDVARWGMQVDYPIAVSVGGGKYRHDDDQETPDTMMATFDFEGGKTITWEGLSWSPLGPHDSRFGISFHGTDGSIVLRDKGFVQFDNRDNQVDQGEGEAGDQGHFMNFIDSVRNGERPNADIEIAHKSTLLCHLGNIAYRTGTSLKTDPKDGRPINSDGANSLWTREYAKGWEPTV, encoded by the coding sequence ATGAATCTATTCGAAAACACCAATCGGGACCGGCGGTTGTTCTTAGCCGCGATGGCGACGACGGCAGTGTCAATCGGCAGCAATCGGGCTAGCGGGCAAGACGAAGCGGCTGCCGAAACGAATCCCGTCTCGCCGAACGACCGTTTGTCGATTGGCATCATGGGAGTCAACGGACGAGGGGCCGCAATTGCCAAAGGTATGCTTGCGACTGGCCAAGTCGATATCTCGTACATCTGTGATGTCGATCGGCGAGCGGCCGATCGGGTCGCGAAATTGGTTGGCGAAAAGCAATCGACGGTTCCCAAGACCATCACCGATTTTCGAAACTTGTTAGACGACAACTCCGTCGACGTTTTGGTTTGTGCGGCGCCAAATCATTGGCACGCGCCGGCTACGATTTTGGGGTGCAAAGCTGGAAAGCACGTGTATGTCGAAAAGCCTTGCAGCTACACACCTGCTGAAGGTGAAATGGCGGTCGCTGCGGCTCGAAAACACGATCGTATCGTTCAAATGGGAACCCAACGTCGGACTTGGCCAGGGATCGTGGCCGCCATCGAAAAGGTTCACAGTGGCGCTATCGGAAAGGTGCTTTACTCGCGGTCTTGGTACAACAATCGACGTGGTTCGATTGGTCATGGCAAGCAAACGGCGGTGCCCGAATGGCTCGATTGGAAGCTTTGGCAAGGCCCGGCTCCAGATCGCCCCTTCAAAGACAATGTCGTTCACTACAACTGGCATTGGCACTGGCACTGGGGGAACGGTGAAATCGGCAACAATGGTGTGCACGCACTGGATGTTGCGAGATGGGGGATGCAGGTGGACTATCCCATCGCTGTTTCGGTTGGCGGGGGAAAGTACCGTCACGATGATGATCAAGAGACACCCGACACGATGATGGCCACCTTCGATTTTGAAGGCGGCAAAACGATCACGTGGGAAGGTTTGAGTTGGTCTCCGTTAGGTCCGCACGATTCACGTTTCGGAATCAGTTTTCATGGAACCGATGGATCGATTGTCTTGCGTGACAAAGGCTTTGTTCAATTTGATAATCGCGATAACCAGGTGGACCAGGGCGAAGGTGAAGCCGGTGACCAGGGGCACTTTATGAACTTTATCGATTCGGTTCGAAACGGCGAACGGCCAAACGCAGATATCGAAATTGCACACAAAAGCACTCTGCTTTGCCATCTGGGCAACATCGCTTATCGGACTGGAACGTCATTGAAAACGGACCCCAAAGATGGTCGTCCAATCAATAGCGATGGAGCCAACTCGCTGTGGACACGTGAATATGCAAAAGGGTGGGAGCCAACAGTATGA
- a CDS encoding sigma-70 family RNA polymerase sigma factor: MENEIADESRLQMQLSEDPDSTLAELFCVHRASFNNLLTFRMDRRLAGRVDPDDILQEAFLAAKARLKHYLANEKHTVFAWLRMIVIQTMVDVHRRHLGAGKRSAQREIKLSSPNAHYPQTTAVSIADRIAAQQTTPSGVAVRGEELQVLEKAIATLTEQDQEIIAMRHFESLSNKQVSEVLGLSVTAASNRYVRALERLREVLEGTGLGLQ, translated from the coding sequence ATGGAAAATGAAATCGCTGATGAAAGCCGATTGCAAATGCAGTTGTCCGAAGACCCAGACTCGACATTAGCTGAGCTGTTTTGCGTCCATCGTGCTTCGTTTAACAATTTGTTGACGTTTCGAATGGACCGCAGATTGGCGGGGCGTGTCGATCCGGATGACATCCTGCAAGAAGCCTTCTTGGCCGCGAAGGCCCGTCTGAAACACTACTTGGCAAACGAAAAGCATACGGTGTTCGCATGGTTGCGAATGATTGTTATCCAAACCATGGTTGATGTTCATCGCCGACATTTGGGTGCTGGCAAACGATCCGCTCAACGTGAGATTAAACTCAGTAGCCCAAACGCTCATTATCCGCAGACGACAGCGGTATCAATCGCAGACAGAATCGCCGCTCAGCAAACGACACCCAGCGGTGTTGCGGTCCGTGGTGAAGAGTTGCAGGTATTGGAAAAGGCGATCGCGACATTGACCGAACAGGACCAAGAGATCATCGCGATGCGCCATTTTGAAAGTTTGTCAAACAAACAGGTTTCCGAAGTCCTTGGGCTGTCAGTCACGGCGGCAAGCAACCGTTATGTACGAGCCCTTGAACGACTCCGCGAAGTGCTCGAAGGAACCGGGCTTGGGTTGCAATGA
- a CDS encoding Gfo/Idh/MocA family protein codes for MNIRIRRLYLRVAAALVIAVVLGATVQAQDEKSKEVNVQGDKTMRIGVIGLDTSHVPAFTKAFNAEPADPEMMNCRVVAAYPFGSRTIESSFSRIPDYQKQVEALGVEVVDSIDELLSKVDCVLLETNDGKPHLDQALQVFQAGKPVFIDKPVASNLAEVVAIYRAAEQFDVPMFSSSSLRYSEGAQAIRNGAAGTVLGCNAFSPASTEPTHSRLFWYGIHGCESLYTCMGPGCQQVQLTSTDDRELAVGVWSDGRIGTFHGMRNGKKSYGGTAFGDKAIVPIGDYGGYRPLVVQIAKFFRTGEPPIDPAETIELYAFMAAAEASSQQGGMPVKIETVLRQAEQDASELLKAKIKNAQ; via the coding sequence ATGAATATCAGAATACGTCGACTTTATCTGCGTGTTGCCGCGGCCTTGGTTATCGCAGTCGTTTTAGGTGCCACCGTCCAAGCTCAGGACGAGAAATCTAAAGAGGTGAATGTCCAGGGGGATAAAACCATGCGGATCGGAGTCATCGGTTTGGATACCTCGCACGTACCGGCATTTACGAAGGCGTTCAATGCGGAACCCGCCGATCCCGAAATGATGAATTGTCGCGTCGTCGCGGCGTACCCATTCGGTAGCCGAACGATCGAAAGTAGCTTTAGCAGAATCCCTGACTATCAAAAGCAAGTTGAAGCCTTAGGTGTCGAGGTTGTTGATTCGATTGACGAATTGCTGAGCAAAGTTGATTGTGTACTTTTAGAAACCAACGATGGGAAGCCTCACCTGGATCAGGCACTACAGGTTTTCCAAGCTGGAAAGCCTGTGTTTATCGATAAGCCTGTGGCTTCGAATTTGGCTGAGGTTGTCGCGATTTATAGGGCTGCTGAGCAGTTCGATGTGCCGATGTTTTCAAGTTCATCGCTGCGATACAGCGAAGGGGCACAAGCGATTCGCAATGGTGCTGCCGGGACGGTGTTAGGGTGCAATGCGTTCAGCCCCGCATCAACCGAGCCAACGCATTCACGATTGTTTTGGTACGGGATCCACGGCTGTGAATCTCTTTACACCTGTATGGGGCCAGGATGCCAGCAGGTTCAGTTGACATCCACAGACGATCGCGAGTTGGCTGTTGGCGTTTGGAGCGACGGTCGAATCGGCACGTTCCATGGAATGAGAAACGGCAAGAAAAGTTACGGCGGGACCGCGTTTGGTGACAAGGCGATTGTTCCGATCGGTGACTATGGTGGATATCGACCCTTGGTCGTTCAGATCGCCAAATTTTTCCGAACCGGTGAACCGCCAATTGATCCTGCGGAAACAATTGAGCTTTATGCGTTCATGGCTGCCGCCGAAGCCAGTTCGCAGCAGGGAGGCATGCCGGTCAAGATTGAAACCGTCCTGCGACAGGCAGAGCAAGACGCGTCGGAATTGTTAAAAGCGAAAATCAAGAACGCGCAGTAG
- a CDS encoding DUF1569 domain-containing protein: MSESHRKIHFDRLDDAVAEVERLAIIPVKTSGNFTFPQIVEHLATAFDISSGHQTPPPIPFILRLIGPLLGRIVAHRPMKPGLKLPQNAQDFFWRDEQQLDEAMTTFREAFKRYRAVDKLPRHPIFGNLSRDNNEQLQCRHMELHLGFVHPA, from the coding sequence ATGTCTGAATCTCATCGCAAAATCCATTTTGACCGTCTTGACGACGCAGTCGCTGAAGTAGAACGCTTGGCAATTATCCCGGTTAAAACGAGCGGTAACTTCACGTTCCCTCAGATTGTCGAGCACTTGGCAACCGCGTTTGATATCTCCTCGGGACACCAAACGCCTCCTCCGATCCCGTTCATCCTTCGATTGATCGGTCCATTGCTAGGTCGAATCGTTGCCCACCGTCCGATGAAACCCGGTCTAAAGCTACCGCAAAACGCTCAGGATTTCTTTTGGCGTGACGAGCAACAGTTGGATGAAGCGATGACAACGTTTCGTGAAGCCTTCAAACGCTATCGAGCCGTGGATAAGTTGCCTCGCCATCCAATCTTTGGAAACCTATCGCGTGACAACAACGAGCAACTTCAATGCCGTCACATGGAACTTCACCTGGGATTTGTCCATCCGGCATAG
- a CDS encoding alpha/beta hydrolase-fold protein — protein sequence MRSLLSLAAACLLLATPLPASDETDRQSQPDVPTGTVTSAEFASSKIFPGTTRNFSVYVPSQYDPNQPANLMVFMDGRNYAKTNGAFRVPVVFDNLIDQQAMPTTIAVFVDPGTIKATKAGAADRSNRSFEYDSMDDRYSKFLIDEFLPHALKDLNVSSDPADRAVCGISSGGICAFTVAWHRPDQFGKVLSHIGSYTNIRGGWAYPGLVRKTKRDPKPIKVYLQEGVDDLSNLHGNWPLANQDLAAALQFAGYTYKLEMTDGGHSGRWAGEVFPSALRWLWDDQAKSTAIASTETKPPWQPHPDAVANEDVPQGTVHVMEPWESKVFPGMIRDWAVYVPAQYDKSTPAALMVFQDGERMRDTKGRWRIPMVFNNLIARGEMPPTVAVFLNPGHDQSKPRRGNKSSNRGYEYDSLGDRYAQFLLDEILPTVEAKYNISSDPEMRAIGGSSSGAICAFTVAWNRPDQFGKVYSSVGSFTNLRGGNVYPALVRKTEPKPIRVYMADTSGDVDNAFGSWPWANRRMASALQYMGYDVRFDWAEGYAHNADYGSSRFPEAMQWLWRKEPHTPKIDTSDDLRGDLTLLRLLIPGEDWQVVAKDLGFADAPCADQKGNFYYSDMRAPAVYRVDAETGEQSVVAKESISGLMFGPDGLLYGCQGSQRRVISIDPNNGTVKVLAEDVRPNDLAITADGTIFFTQTAAKQVIRINPENGETSVADEGINKPNGIALSNDGGTLAVSDYGGTHTWTFRVNPDQSLDAKMPTMPMRLPIDPKGEFKFNEPPPYQDSSKGDGMAVDKAGRYYVTSQLGVQVFDPTGRPCGVLPKPDDTQPLTSCVLAGQDHSYLYVTNGKTIFRRKLSVNTDETP from the coding sequence ATGAGAAGCCTACTTTCTTTGGCGGCCGCCTGTTTGCTGCTCGCCACTCCCCTTCCCGCGTCTGACGAGACCGACCGTCAGTCCCAACCCGATGTCCCGACGGGTACCGTCACTTCGGCCGAATTTGCCAGCAGCAAAATCTTTCCGGGTACAACACGCAACTTCAGCGTCTACGTCCCGTCACAATACGATCCCAACCAGCCGGCCAACTTGATGGTCTTTATGGACGGTCGTAATTACGCGAAAACCAATGGTGCGTTTCGCGTTCCGGTGGTCTTTGACAACCTGATTGACCAGCAAGCGATGCCGACGACGATTGCGGTGTTCGTCGACCCTGGCACAATCAAAGCCACCAAAGCGGGCGCCGCTGACCGCAGTAATCGATCATTTGAATACGATTCCATGGATGATCGCTATTCAAAGTTCTTGATCGATGAATTCCTGCCTCACGCGTTAAAGGACTTAAACGTTTCATCGGATCCCGCCGATCGCGCCGTCTGTGGAATCTCATCAGGAGGCATCTGCGCTTTCACGGTCGCTTGGCACCGCCCCGACCAATTCGGCAAAGTGCTTAGCCATATCGGTAGCTACACCAACATCCGTGGCGGCTGGGCTTATCCCGGCCTCGTACGAAAAACCAAGCGAGATCCCAAACCGATCAAAGTCTATTTGCAAGAAGGTGTCGATGACTTGAGCAACCTGCACGGCAATTGGCCCTTGGCGAATCAAGACTTGGCCGCGGCACTGCAGTTTGCCGGCTACACCTACAAACTGGAAATGACCGATGGTGGTCATAGCGGACGCTGGGCCGGTGAAGTTTTCCCAAGTGCGCTCCGTTGGCTTTGGGACGACCAAGCAAAATCCACTGCGATTGCGTCGACTGAAACCAAGCCACCGTGGCAACCGCACCCTGATGCGGTCGCAAACGAAGACGTCCCTCAAGGCACCGTTCATGTGATGGAACCTTGGGAATCGAAGGTCTTCCCAGGAATGATTCGCGATTGGGCCGTTTACGTTCCGGCGCAGTATGACAAGAGCACTCCCGCCGCATTGATGGTCTTTCAGGATGGCGAACGAATGAGAGACACCAAAGGTCGATGGCGCATCCCCATGGTGTTTAACAACTTGATCGCTCGCGGTGAGATGCCGCCAACCGTTGCAGTATTTCTGAACCCTGGGCACGATCAATCCAAGCCGCGTCGTGGCAACAAAAGCAGCAACCGAGGCTACGAATACGATAGCTTGGGTGACCGATACGCTCAGTTTTTGCTTGATGAAATCTTGCCGACCGTGGAAGCGAAGTACAACATTTCCAGCGATCCTGAAATGCGTGCGATCGGCGGTTCCAGCTCCGGCGCTATCTGCGCCTTCACCGTCGCTTGGAATCGTCCTGATCAGTTTGGAAAGGTGTATTCCAGCGTGGGAAGCTTTACCAACCTGCGCGGCGGAAATGTCTATCCCGCATTGGTCCGAAAAACAGAGCCCAAACCGATTCGCGTTTACATGGCGGACACGAGCGGCGACGTCGACAACGCGTTTGGAAGCTGGCCATGGGCGAACCGACGAATGGCGTCAGCGCTGCAGTACATGGGCTACGACGTCCGCTTCGACTGGGCCGAAGGCTATGCACACAACGCCGACTATGGCAGCAGCCGTTTTCCCGAGGCGATGCAGTGGTTGTGGAGAAAAGAACCACATACCCCAAAAATCGATACCAGTGATGACCTACGTGGTGATTTGACATTGCTGCGTTTGCTGATTCCCGGTGAAGACTGGCAAGTGGTCGCCAAAGACCTTGGGTTTGCCGATGCACCTTGCGCCGATCAAAAAGGAAACTTTTATTATTCGGACATGCGTGCTCCAGCCGTCTACCGAGTCGACGCCGAAACGGGCGAACAATCGGTCGTCGCGAAAGAATCGATCAGTGGTCTCATGTTTGGCCCAGATGGCCTACTCTATGGCTGCCAAGGTTCGCAGCGGCGCGTGATCTCCATCGATCCAAACAACGGTACTGTGAAGGTACTTGCCGAAGATGTTCGCCCTAATGACTTGGCAATCACGGCGGATGGGACGATCTTCTTTACCCAGACGGCGGCAAAGCAGGTGATCCGCATTAATCCCGAGAATGGAGAAACGTCCGTTGCCGACGAAGGGATCAACAAGCCAAATGGGATCGCTTTATCAAACGACGGCGGAACGCTGGCAGTTTCCGATTACGGTGGCACGCACACATGGACTTTTCGAGTGAACCCAGATCAGTCCCTAGACGCCAAGATGCCGACCATGCCAATGAGATTGCCGATCGATCCGAAAGGCGAATTCAAGTTCAACGAACCGCCGCCCTATCAGGACTCGTCCAAAGGTGATGGGATGGCCGTTGATAAAGCCGGACGCTACTACGTTACAAGCCAGTTGGGCGTTCAAGTGTTTGATCCGACCGGTCGACCTTGCGGCGTTCTGCCAAAGCCAGACGACACTCAACCCCTCACAAGTTGTGTCTTGGCTGGTCAAGATCATAGCTATCTATATGTGACCAACGGTAAAACAATTTTCCGCCGCAAGCTGAGCGTCAACACGGATGAAACGCCTTAA
- a CDS encoding universal stress protein: protein MNNIVLAVDGSAPSLDAVKFFAHLPHRESLFVSVATVVQRPYIHSSYAVGELLEKAFERDKEFADEKYRDVEAIFDGANVQLDHVAKEGPIGETIVDIAKQRQADLVVVGAKGHSGISRLLLGSVSDHVATHAPCSTLIVRPTGLLGSSRPIRVCLAFEMCQSGIAALEETSQVPWNTGTEFHILTVQTFLSDFIGERIADEGLELSEHAKDGLNEAKNRLKDVAPNAQTHLLRTDHIGEGIVSFVEDNEIDLLVLGETPRSAVNRFLLGSTSRYVLRHAPCSVWVSRNMASQQF, encoded by the coding sequence ATGAATAACATTGTCTTAGCAGTTGACGGTTCGGCACCTTCGTTAGACGCGGTCAAGTTCTTCGCCCATCTTCCACACCGTGAAAGTCTCTTTGTATCCGTCGCGACGGTCGTTCAACGGCCATACATCCATAGCAGCTATGCTGTTGGTGAGCTCCTGGAAAAGGCCTTTGAGCGTGATAAAGAATTCGCCGATGAGAAGTATCGCGATGTCGAAGCGATCTTTGATGGGGCAAACGTCCAACTCGATCACGTTGCAAAGGAAGGGCCCATCGGCGAAACCATCGTGGACATCGCCAAGCAGCGGCAGGCGGATTTGGTAGTCGTTGGTGCCAAGGGGCATTCAGGAATATCGAGGCTGCTGCTGGGAAGTGTCAGCGATCACGTCGCCACACATGCCCCTTGCAGTACCCTGATCGTTCGTCCCACCGGGCTGCTAGGCAGCTCGCGTCCGATTCGTGTTTGCTTGGCATTCGAAATGTGCCAGTCCGGAATTGCAGCATTGGAAGAAACGTCGCAGGTTCCATGGAACACCGGCACCGAATTTCATATTTTGACCGTACAGACATTCCTGTCCGACTTTATCGGTGAACGTATCGCTGATGAAGGATTGGAGCTCAGTGAGCATGCGAAGGATGGTTTGAATGAAGCCAAAAATCGATTGAAAGATGTCGCTCCGAATGCACAAACTCATCTGCTGAGGACTGATCATATCGGCGAAGGGATTGTCTCATTCGTTGAAGACAACGAAATCGATTTGTTGGTCTTGGGAGAAACCCCACGCAGCGCGGTGAATCGATTTTTGTTAGGAAGCACGTCACGGTATGTGCTGCGGCACGCGCCGTGCAGTGTCTGGGTGTCACGAAATATGGCGTCACAACAGTTTTAA
- a CDS encoding serine/threonine protein kinase, producing the protein MSDSTSGEKKNKETAADQPRAEKLKSLAPLMQLLDQARDVVVKGSHSPSEKIKPPESLGDFDLLSPIGRGGMGVVYEARQRSLDRIVALKILPKSQLPATDSEDAVASPTDRNLVQRFHTEARAAARLHHANIVPVFGFGEADGYFFFVMQRIYGQNLDRWIRDHVCEGAAERIDDDRLANTVARFGFQAALGLAYAHGQGVLHRDVKPANLLIDEDGTLQIADFGVARIEDAEALTRTSDVIGTLRYMSPEQIAGKAVAQSDVYSLGVTLYEIATGKPALNDLSVRQAILLQKKASGPVPLAQCKPSLPLDLRTIIEKAMQPEIRYRYEDAKSLADDLERFLNGFPIRARRLSLFERSARWVRRNQTVSVLATLLFFALGFTALVSILDQRAIRMSYDRVEKARQATSRIAMRADEAIDSVFQRFSVTADATTIDYDARDFSAPAVDLKTPELLRKLIDYYDSLSAESLDQITLKLSPAQVRMHLATIHRHLDNHQDAIVALEDALWEIDPLDRLMRARVYNQIGIAQAMLGSSRQAKQTFEKAYVLLKEMDAPKELHQQNLRQFELARCELLMARRLRPGMGPNSMPPVEAFRDNPWKRSRAMGPGIGMPEIGGDRLQGGNLSGRSSVNGVGLLQRDERDETLLTLSTERLGALLQQNQEHVPTMVLLSCTLRNSMRDVLRARQSEDPNDLWLVETAEWVRQRLQAKMDSGELHGQHAILAYEQVLLLSDFTVFRPMPRDLLRQGLQDCEVAMEQADKLVEDHPNVSAYEVLAIHTTYKCATLMTRMFAEENVPAVERLREIRGLLRRTFRRQSRLLQRTDLAYGYSLWGALFAMRLGDIQMVIGEESSAVNDYRQAMSLVPLQIISELESAASEGELLSQERQTLLELSADNPILIGLSEICQRYAFAERLRDPKMAHRLDAFCDELAQPQFDSWKKVQDATELLINSEATQ; encoded by the coding sequence ATGAGCGATAGCACCTCCGGCGAAAAGAAGAACAAAGAGACCGCAGCCGATCAGCCGCGAGCTGAAAAACTAAAGAGTCTGGCGCCTTTGATGCAGCTTCTCGATCAAGCTCGGGATGTGGTTGTCAAAGGGAGCCATTCGCCCTCGGAAAAGATCAAGCCCCCGGAGTCACTTGGGGATTTCGACCTGCTCTCGCCGATCGGTCGAGGCGGGATGGGAGTCGTCTATGAAGCTCGCCAAAGATCACTCGATCGTATCGTCGCGCTGAAGATTCTTCCAAAGTCTCAGTTACCCGCAACCGATAGCGAAGACGCGGTTGCTTCACCGACTGACCGTAACCTTGTTCAACGCTTTCATACCGAGGCACGAGCTGCGGCAAGACTTCATCATGCCAACATCGTCCCGGTATTTGGCTTCGGTGAAGCGGATGGCTATTTCTTTTTCGTGATGCAGCGGATCTATGGCCAAAACCTGGACCGTTGGATCCGAGACCACGTTTGCGAAGGCGCTGCCGAACGTATCGATGATGATCGTTTGGCAAACACCGTCGCTCGCTTCGGATTTCAGGCAGCATTGGGTCTCGCCTATGCACATGGCCAAGGCGTGCTGCACCGCGATGTCAAACCGGCAAATCTGCTGATCGATGAAGACGGCACACTACAGATTGCTGATTTCGGTGTCGCACGTATCGAAGACGCAGAAGCATTGACTCGGACCAGCGATGTGATCGGAACATTGCGGTACATGTCACCCGAGCAAATTGCGGGCAAGGCAGTCGCGCAAAGTGATGTCTATTCGTTGGGCGTCACGCTTTATGAAATCGCCACGGGAAAACCTGCGCTGAACGACTTGTCTGTGCGTCAAGCTATCTTGTTGCAAAAGAAAGCTTCTGGCCCGGTCCCGCTGGCTCAATGCAAGCCATCGTTGCCTTTGGATCTGCGAACGATCATCGAAAAGGCTATGCAACCGGAGATCCGATACCGGTATGAAGACGCGAAAAGTTTGGCTGACGATTTAGAGCGGTTCCTTAACGGGTTTCCGATCCGGGCGAGGCGACTGAGTTTATTTGAACGCAGTGCCCGGTGGGTTCGTCGTAACCAAACCGTTTCGGTCTTGGCGACGCTGCTATTTTTCGCGTTGGGGTTTACTGCACTCGTTTCGATTTTGGATCAAAGGGCGATTCGGATGTCTTATGATCGAGTCGAAAAAGCTCGGCAAGCAACCAGCCGAATCGCCATGCGTGCCGATGAAGCGATCGATAGTGTCTTTCAACGATTCTCGGTAACGGCCGATGCGACAACGATTGACTACGATGCACGGGATTTTTCAGCTCCGGCGGTCGATCTGAAAACGCCAGAACTGCTTCGCAAGCTGATTGACTATTACGACAGCTTGTCGGCAGAGTCGCTTGATCAAATCACTTTGAAGTTGTCGCCCGCTCAGGTAAGGATGCATTTGGCAACGATTCATCGTCACCTCGACAATCATCAAGATGCCATCGTTGCACTCGAAGATGCACTCTGGGAAATTGATCCGCTTGATCGATTGATGCGTGCACGCGTTTACAATCAGATCGGTATCGCGCAGGCGATGTTGGGTAGCAGTCGCCAAGCAAAGCAGACATTCGAAAAGGCATACGTGTTGCTGAAAGAAATGGATGCACCGAAGGAGCTTCATCAACAGAACCTTCGACAATTCGAATTGGCTCGCTGTGAACTGTTGATGGCTCGGCGTCTACGTCCCGGGATGGGACCGAATTCGATGCCGCCGGTCGAGGCCTTTCGTGACAACCCATGGAAACGTAGCCGTGCCATGGGGCCGGGTATCGGCATGCCAGAAATTGGCGGGGATCGTTTACAAGGCGGAAACCTCAGCGGACGTTCCTCTGTCAATGGCGTGGGATTGCTTCAGCGTGATGAACGCGACGAAACGCTGTTAACATTAAGTACGGAGCGTTTGGGGGCGCTGCTTCAGCAAAACCAGGAACACGTTCCGACGATGGTGCTGCTCTCTTGTACGCTGCGCAATTCAATGCGTGATGTGTTGCGGGCTCGTCAATCCGAAGATCCGAATGATCTGTGGTTGGTCGAAACAGCCGAATGGGTGCGACAACGCTTGCAAGCAAAAATGGATAGCGGCGAACTGCATGGTCAGCACGCGATTCTGGCCTATGAACAAGTTCTGTTGCTGTCGGATTTCACTGTCTTTCGCCCAATGCCCAGGGATCTGCTTCGCCAAGGTTTGCAGGATTGTGAAGTGGCGATGGAGCAGGCCGACAAGCTAGTCGAAGACCATCCCAACGTGTCTGCTTATGAAGTGTTGGCGATTCATACGACGTACAAATGCGCTACGTTGATGACACGCATGTTTGCCGAAGAAAACGTCCCGGCGGTAGAGCGACTTCGTGAAATACGTGGGTTGCTACGAAGGACGTTTCGAAGGCAAAGCCGATTGTTGCAGCGGACAGATCTTGCCTACGGCTATTCGCTTTGGGGGGCATTGTTCGCGATGCGTCTGGGGGATATCCAAATGGTGATTGGCGAGGAATCCTCGGCCGTCAATGATTATCGCCAAGCGATGTCATTGGTCCCGTTGCAAATCATTTCCGAATTAGAATCGGCTGCATCCGAAGGCGAACTTCTCAGTCAAGAACGACAGACGCTTTTAGAACTGTCGGCTGACAACCCGATCCTAATCGGATTGTCAGAAATCTGCCAACGCTATGCATTTGCCGAGCGATTGCGTGATCCCAAAATGGCACACCGGCTGGATGCCTTTTGTGACGAGCTGGCACAGCCGCAGTTCGATTCATGGAAAAAAGTTCAGGACGCGACTGAGCTTTTGATAAATTCAGAAGCGACTCAGTAA
- a CDS encoding universal stress protein: MKILLATDCSKQATQAAETLLSLPIEQPIDLTIITALAEPYASTPESPQQWYPELLQQERARSEQHQQSLVAMFKDRCQSVTTLTRPGHPVSVILTAAEESEAELIVVGAQGHSFLGRLLIGSVSDSVATHAKCSVLVVRAPDESDSVVGPIQHVVVGYDGSAPSREAIAEMVDLRWAESTKFELTSIAPIYDYLLGTGLTTAAIENEELIFKEMQSRCDEMVEKVSDSLPNVSTTVLNDQRVGPAIVEHAEQEKADLVVVGDAGHSLLDDLLLGSTTKYVLRHAVCSVWISRQHRQVE, from the coding sequence ATGAAAATCCTCTTAGCAACCGATTGCTCTAAACAGGCAACCCAAGCCGCCGAAACACTGTTGTCACTACCGATCGAGCAGCCGATCGATCTGACCATCATCACGGCGCTAGCCGAACCCTACGCGTCAACTCCCGAATCGCCTCAACAATGGTATCCGGAGCTACTGCAGCAGGAGCGTGCGCGAAGTGAACAGCACCAGCAATCGTTGGTGGCGATGTTCAAAGATCGTTGCCAAAGCGTCACGACACTTACCCGACCCGGGCACCCGGTAAGTGTGATATTGACTGCTGCTGAGGAAAGCGAAGCCGAACTGATTGTCGTCGGCGCTCAAGGGCATTCGTTTCTCGGCCGACTATTGATCGGAAGCGTTTCTGATAGTGTTGCGACACATGCCAAGTGTTCGGTGCTGGTCGTCCGTGCGCCAGATGAGTCCGATTCGGTTGTTGGGCCAATTCAGCACGTGGTCGTCGGATACGACGGGTCGGCACCTTCGCGAGAAGCGATTGCCGAGATGGTCGATTTGCGATGGGCAGAGTCAACCAAGTTCGAATTGACGAGTATCGCCCCGATCTACGACTACTTGTTGGGGACTGGCTTAACAACGGCTGCGATCGAGAACGAAGAACTGATTTTCAAAGAGATGCAGAGCCGCTGTGATGAAATGGTTGAGAAGGTTTCCGATTCGTTGCCGAATGTTTCGACAACAGTTTTGAACGACCAACGTGTCGGTCCGGCAATTGTCGAACATGCAGAGCAAGAAAAGGCAGACCTTGTCGTTGTTGGTGATGCCGGGCACAGTTTGTTGGATGACTTACTTTTGGGAAGTACAACCAAGTATGTGCTTCGACATGCCGTTTGCAGCGTTTGGATCTCCAGACAGCATCGCCAAGTCGAATAG